The window TTCCAATATCAACTTTTTTTATTACCTGCCATTCTATCAAGATAACCTTGAAGAATTAATACCGCTGACATTGTATCCACAATGTCCTTCTTTTTTGAAGCTTTTATGCCCAATTCGTTCATAGTTCTGTGCGCTGACACGGTAGTAAGTCTCTCATCCCATTTTATTATATTAAACTCACCAAAATCAGAAATCTTTTTTATAAATTCTTCGGTTCTTTCAGTTCTTGGCCCTTTAGTACCGTTCATATTGATAGGATACCCTATAACTATGTCTGTAACACCATATTCTTTTATTATTTCTGATAAACGTAAGACAGCTTTTTTCAAACTTTCCTTGCTCTTAATCATTTCCAAGCCCTGTGCTGTCCAGCCCATAGGGTCACTTATGGCTACACCTATTCTTGAATCTCCATAGTCAATTCCAAGTATTCTCATTCTTGCCTCCGTTAGCAGATAAAATTAACAGGCACTCTCATTTGAGAGTGCCTGTTTTAATCAATTATTCAGGTACGTCATTATGATTTTCCAGATAAAATTTAAGGACTTCTTCCAGTAACTCATCTCTCTCAAGTCTTCGGACAATACTTCTGGCATTTTTATAGTTTGTGATGTAAGTAGGATCACCAGACAAAATATATCCAACCATCTGGTTTATCGGATTGTAGCCTTTTTCTTTTAGTGCCTGATATACAGAAACTAAGATTTCTTTTGCTTCATTCTCTTTTTCATTATCCACTTTAAACATCATAGTCTCGTTAATTCCCATTTATATCACCTTCCCAGTTACCTCTAATCAATATCCAACTTTTCCTTAATTTTCATAAGGCTATATACCATAATATTACCTCATTTATCAGGCTTTTGCAACAATTTTTCCTTCAAATAACACTCCATTAACTTTTGACAATTTTGTTTCTGCCAGTTTGCCTTTAAGACTAATATCACCTTTTGCCATTACCCGAATATAATTATTTGTCAACCCTTCAATATAGCCGTCTTCACCGTGCATCTCCTGCTCGTATAAAACTTCCATATCCCTTCCCACATACTTTTCCAGATATTTTTTTTCAAGCTCATCCGAGAGAGCCAGCATTATTTCGCTTCTTCTTTCCTTTTCCTCGGGGCTTACCTGGTTTTTCATTCCTGCCGCCGGAGTTCCCTTTCTTGGCGAATATTTGAACACGTGGATTTTGGAAAAACCGATTTCTTCCGCAAAATCACGGGACTCTGCGAAATCCTCTCCCGTTTCACCGGGGAAACCCACCATCAAGTCGGTAGTTATTGCAACATCAGGAATATTGTTTTTAAGCAGCTCTACACTTCTTCTATATTCATCAGTGTTATATTTTCTGTTCATTTCTACAAGGGTTTTATCACAACCGCTTTGCAATGACAAATGAAAATGCGGACAGAGCTTTGGCAGCCCCACGGCAGCTTCAACAAATTCTTTTGTAATTGTGGTAGGCTCTATAGAGCCCAAACGTATTCTTTTAATGCCGTCAATACTGTGTATTTTACGAATAATATCCAGCAGGCTGGTATCCTCCAGTTCTCTGCCGTATGAAGCAAGATGGATACCTGTCAATACTACCTCTAAAAATCCACTGTCTGCAAGCTGTCTTACTTCTTCTATTATATCATCCGGCTTTCTGCTTCGTATAGGCCCCCTCGCATAAGGAATTATACAATAGGCGCAGAATTGGCTGCACCCTTCCTGTATTTTCAGGTATGCCCTTGTCCTCTCTTTAAATGTACTTAATTTAAGCTCTTCAAAAGACCTTGATGCCATTATATTGTCCACAGCATTTATTCTGCATTCACCTGCTTCAATTCTTTCTACGTACTCCAGAATTCTGCCGCGATCCTTTGTACCTATAACCATATTAACACCGGGAATCTTTAAAACTTCTTCTGAGGATGTCTGTGCATAACAGCCCATAACAATAACTATAGAATCCGGATTTGTTTTCTTCGCCTTTCTTATAGCCTGTCTGGATTTTCTGTCACTCAGATTTGTAACAGTACATGTATTTATTATATAAACATTTGAAACCTGTTCAAAAGAAACTATTTCATATCCGTTTTGCTCAAATATTGAAGAAACTGCTTCGGACTCGTACTGATTAACTTTACAACCCAATGTATAAAAAGCTACTTTTTTCATTAATGCCTTCAATCCTCATTTTTTATTTTATTCATTTTATATGATTTCATATATATTAAAAAAGTATAACATTAATATCGTATTGATTTCAACACAAAGCTTACTGATGAGGTTGTGGGCTGATTAGGATATTATCGGTCTACTTCTCGGCAGCTTTCATTCTAAACAACATACGGTGATAAGCAAAATAAGTTTTGTAAAGCACAATAAATGGAATAAAGAAAACTACATAGAAACGTTTTGCTTTAAATCCATAAGATATTACTTCAACAATGGATTTAATATAATTTTTTGCGTATATCGGTATACTTTTCAGCAAACCTCCGTTTTCTTTCCACTGTTGATTGTTTACATCCTCAGGACTAGCGACAGGTTTTGCCCAGGACTTTCCATGTCCCATAAATTCACGAAATGTATCCCTGTTAATGTGAAGAACTTTGGCTTTAGGCTCAAAATACAGTCCATATCCACCAAATGCAACTCTTAAGCAAAAATCAACGTCCTCTCCGGTTTTCAAATCCTCATTGAACACGCCTATTTCCTCCACGAGACTTTTGGGGACGCTAATATTGGCAGAAGGGAAATAGCTGTTGTTTATATGATTTTTTAAAGCAGGATGGTATGCTGACCATGAACAGAAGTCATCACATACTGCCCAGAAATTCTTGTTATAACCGCCTATTCCCCCTCCTACCATTTTTACTTTGGGATTGCTTCTTTTGAAATTTAGATGAGCGTTAATATGATTCATAACAAAATCACTGTCCGCAAGACAGTCGGAATCTGTAAAAATCAGATATTCTCCGGTTGCAATTGATATACCCTTGTTTCTTGAAGGGGATGGTCCTTTTTTCTCATTAAATACATACCTGACGTTAAAAGATTTGATTATGTCAGCCGTATTGTCCGTTGAATTATTGTCCACAACAATAACTTCAATTTTTTCTTTGGGATAATTTTGGTTAGTTATACACTCAAGACACCTTTCAATATATTTTTCCGCATTGTATGCCGGAATAATAACAGATACAAAAGGCAAATTAAATGCATCCGAGCTGTACAAAAACTCGTTTTTCATAAAATTGCACCTCCTTTAATGTTAGTAGGTTTTAACAATCTTAGTTTGTTTGTCATTTTTTTGATATTTATGTTCAAATTAATACTATATATTCTATTATTTTACAATTAATATTATATCAAATGAGCTGCTGAATGGCTATAAATTTCACTACCAACCTAACATTAAACCAAGCATATAATTCTAGAAATTATTGAATGAAAACATTGCCCAAACTTTGTAAGAAATGCACAACAATCTTCCAAGCCCTTTATATAGTGGCACTTCGTGGCATTTTTCTGTTAAGTTTTACCGTATCTTCAAACATCTTCATTGACTAATATTTGAAAAGCGGTTAATATTAAAATGTAAAAAAAATAATTGTTTTTTACCTTAATTATAAGGAGGATGGATAATATGAAATCATTTGATATTTCTTTAAAATCTATTAACGACGTAAAGGATTTCGTAAATATCGTTAACAAATATGACTTTGATGTAGATTTATCATCAGGACGTTACATCGTAGACGCAAAGTCAATCATGGGAATCTTCAGTCTTGACCTCAGCAAGCCTATTAAAGTTGAAGTTCAGAACGATGACAGCGAAAAATTCTGTGATGAAATTAAGCGTTTTGTAGTTTAATTTATTATTAACGAGTACAAACTATTGATAATAGACAAAAATAAAAGCGAGTTTTGAAACTCGCTTTTTGTTATTTTGACATAACAACTATTTCGCAGAAAATTCTTCTTCAGTTATTACTTCAAACCCATTTCTTACTAAAAGTTCTGCAGTAACTCCGTTACCTTCAGTTAGCTTTCCGCTGAAGGTTCCATCATATATTTTCCCAACACCGCAGGAGGGGCTTTTTGATTTTAGTATTGCTTTTTTTATGTTATAGAGTCTGCCTACCTTTAGTGTTTCTTCAGCACCTTTTAAAAATTTTTCTGTTTGATTTTGTCCTTTTGAGTCTATTATTTTTGACTTCCCTTCAAGGACGTCTCCTCCGACTCCGCAGACAATCTCACAAGAGTCCCTTGGAGTAGGTAGCCCTCCCATCTGTTCAGGGCATACCATAATTGCTTTGCCTTCTCTGACAAGTCTCTCTATATACTCGTTATAGTTGCTTTTACCGTTATATTTACTGTCCAGTCCTGCTAAACATGCACTAACCAGTATCATTTGACCCTACCTTTTTTTCCTTTTCCTTTTTCCCATTATTTTTTCATAAACCTTTTTATCTATGATTTTTCCCTTTTTGCCGGGTTTATTGCCGGAAGAAGTACTCCTTCTGCCCTTATCATCAGCCTTATCCTTATCCGGTTTTGTACTCCGGCTGGTTCTCTTAACAGCTGAAGGTTCTTTCTTGCGCTTTGTAAATATTATTTCATCTTCAGTTTCCTCGTCAATGCTGTCAAAATCATCATCAGACTCAACCAGTATAAACTCAATTTTCCTTGCAGATATGTCGGCTTTTGCAAGAATAACCTTGACTGTATCGCCTATTCTGTATATTTTGCGTGTTCGTTCACCTACAAGACAGTAATGAGCTTCGTCATAGTTATAGTAGTCATCTTCCATGCTGCTCATTCTGACCAGACCTTCTATGGTGTTGTCAAGCTCTATGAACATACCAAAGGAAGTTACATTTGCAATAATACCTTCAAATATCTCTCCTTCATGAGCTTTCATATATTCTACCTTTTTCAGGTCTTCACTTTCTCTTTCAGCCTCATCTGCTCCTCTTTCACGCTCAGAGCACTGTTTTGCTATTTCAGGCAGTATTCCTTCTAATTGGCGGATTTTTTCCTCACTCATTCCGCCTTTCAGATATAGCTTCATTATCCTGTGAATTATCAAATCCGGATATCGTCTGATAGGCGATGTAAAGTGACAATAGTATTTTGCAGCCAAACCGAAGTGTCCTGTACTTTCATTGCTATACCGGGCTTTTTGTAAGGATCTTAGCATAACCGTACTGATTATTCTCTCGTGTCTGGTTCCTTTAACCTTTTCCAAAAGGTCCTGTAAGGCTCTGGGATGAATTTTATTTATGCCCTTTATGCTGTATCCCAGATTGTAAAGAAATTCGTTCAGATTGTGGATTTTTTCTTCATCAGGGTCTTCGTGTACTCTATATACAAAGGGTGTATTTGTCCAGAAAAAATGCTCCGCAACAGTTTCATTGCAGGCCAGCATAAATTCTTCAATTATCTGGTTTGCAATGGTTATTTCATATCTTTTTACGTCAATAGGCCTGCCCTTTTCATCCAGTACTACCTTTGCTTCATCAAAGTCGAAATCAATAGCACCTCTCTGGAATCTTTTCTTCCTTAATATAAGTGCAAGTTCCTGCATTTTGTAAAAATCAGGAGCAACATGACTGTAGCGTTTTATAAGCTCCTGGTCATTATCCGCCAGTATCTTATATACGTTGGTGTATGTCATTCTCTCATCTATATTAATTACACTTTCAAATATCTCATGGTTATATACTCTTCCGTTTTTATCTATGTCCATAATTACGGTAAAACTCAGCCTGTCAACATGTGGGTTAAGGCTGCAAATACCGTTGGACAATTTTCTAGGAAGCATTGGTATAACCCTGTCCACAAGATATACACTTGTCCCTCTGTCAAGTGCTTCAATATCAAGAGGAGAGTTTTCCGTAACATAGTTGGTTACATCTGCAATGTGAACACCAAGTCTGTAATTCCCGTTTTCCAGTATTTCAATTGAAACCGCATCATCAAGGTCTTTTGCATCTTCTCCGTCTATTGTAACCATGCGGAGTCCCCTTAAATCACGCCTTCCCTGTATCATTTCCTCTGTTACTGTTTCACTTACGGAATTTGCCTGATTTAGAACATCCTCAGGGAAATCCTCTTCAAGGTTATAGGATTTTATTATGGAAAGGATATCGACCCCTGTTTCATTCCTGTCGCCTATTATTTCAATTATCCTGCCTTCAGCATTTCTTCTGGCTTCCGGATATTTTAGTATCTCAACTACAACCTTCTGTCCTTTTTTTGCACCCTGAAACTCGCTCTTTGAGACAAAAATATCTCCTGAAATTCTCTTATTATCAGGAACCACAAAACCGAAGCTCATACTGTTTTCAAAGGTTCCTACCAAAGTGGTATTAGCCCTTTTCAGAATACGTATTATCTCGCCTTCCATTCTCCTGTCTGTTGAACTTTTCTTATTTACCCGTGCCACAACTCTGTCATTATGCATAGCTCCGTTAAGGCTGTCTGCAGGGATAAATACATCTTCCATAAGCTCATCATCGGGTATGAGGAAGCCATATCCCCTTTCATGCCCCTGAATCCTTCCTGTCACCAGATTTAGCCTTGTCGGTACACCATACCTTTTTCCATGGGTCTTAAATATTCTTCCTTCTTCTTCAAGTTCATCAATTACCTGTGTAAAGAGTTCAATATCTTTTTCCGGCACGTCAAGAACCATTAAAAGTTCCTTAAATAAAAGAGGTTTATATGCTTTATCCCTCATAAATGCAACAATTCGTTCTTTACGTTCTTCCAAGTCTGCCATGTATTAAATTACCTTTCCATCTTCTTTTTAAAGTTAACGCACTTCTCCCTTATACTAATATATTATTCCAAGTATTTCAATTAAAATTCACCGTTGTCATTGCTATTGTCAAAAGCTGTTTCCGAAAATTCCCCCCACATATCGGCATACTTTCCGGTGGCCCATTCTGTCATGATAATGGACTCCCCTTCTTTAAGGGGTATTTTAAGCAGCTGCTTGCTTATGGCATTCTTGTTTTGAACAGTATATACAATTATATAATCTTCAGATACCAACATGGCAATATCTTTATTAGGCGACATATAAGCATCCTTTGTCCACGGTACTCTGGATTTAATTTCATTCCATGGAATATTCATTTCATCATAATGTATTAACTTTGAAGGCACCATTTGCTTTACGTCAAAATCTTCATACTTTCTATCAGCCGAAGAGTCCTTATAATAAAGACGGCTTTTCATGATCCAATGTCCGTTTCTTCTCTGTAAAGTAAAATTGTCTTCCTGAGGCTGGCGGTTCAGCCCGTCCGCCCTTTTGCTATCCAAAGAGGATATAAACACCTCTGCTGATTGCTTTAATGTCTTGGTAGAACCGCCTTCAATTATATCCGACAGCAGCACGGGCTTTTTAGTAGCAAGATTGTCTATAGGTAAAACCCCTAGTCGCATGTCGCTTTCAATACCTATATAGTCGTTTCCGACAAAAAGTATTTTTGAATTAGGCTTTTTGTTAATCATATTTATTCTGCTTACCAACTTTGTTTGGTGCTTTTTGGATAGTTCTGCAAAAGGCTCCGCATATATATTCATCTCATTATTAGTAGGTATGAAACCGATTTCCCAGAATCCTTTTGCCCTTGGAACTATCAGCTGATTTGTATACAATTTAGCCTTTGTTTCACGATTTTTGAAATAAAGCCATAGTGTATGGTAAGTATTATCGGCAGATCTAATTCCCAGAAGAACTCCTGACCTGAGCAAGGGGTCTTCCTTATAATCTCCGCTATCTATATCCAAGCCCACACTTCCAAGACTTTCTGCTCTGATTTTTTCATCTATATCCACAGAAATTCTTTTCAATGCCAAAAAACCACCTTCCATGTAGACATATGCAGTATTCGCATCTGTAACTATAAGCTCATGAAAAAGCTGGTTATCTGTTGTTATTGTGACTACATTCACATTCTCAGTAGTAATACCAAGAACATCTTCACTCACACGGTATTTATTTTGTATAAAAGCTCCTGCGGATGTTCTAATACTTTTATATTGGGGATTAATACAGACATCTTTGAAAATAGCACCGACTTCATTGTCAAAAACAGCTTCCTTCCCGATAAACTGCTCATACTTCTCCTGTTTCTCAGGTGTCAATGAGCTATTGTCAGTTAAAATATAATTCTGTATTTTCCATGTACCTTTTACGGCAATATTTTTGCCTTCCGGGGGCTTTATTGTATCCTCGATACTGAAATTGATACTGCTGCAGCCTGAAAATAAGGATGCAGTAATTAATAATAATATTGTTAAAAGTACTCTTATTTTCTTTGCCAAAATATCAGCCTCCAATAGGAATCCTCACTGTTACAATTGTTCCTTTATCCAGTTCGCTTTCAATGCTCAGACTTCCATTGTGCAGCTTTACTATCTCATCGCAGATTGAAAGCCCCAGTCCCGTATGAGAGTTGCTGCTATTTCCCTTGTAGAATTTCTCCGTTACCAGAGGTAATTCCTCTGGGCTTATACCACAGCCGGTATCCTCAACCCTGAAAACAACATTCTCATTCTCCCAAAATGAAATTAATGCTACCCTTCCGTTCTGAGGTGTAAAATTGAAGGCATTTCCCAACAGATTAATCAAAAGCTGAGTAATTCTGTTTCTATCTAAATCAACAATAGGGATATTTTCACATTTAGCAACAAAGCTAATTTTTTCTTTTTTAGCTCTATCACTCATTTGTTTTTGTATGTAGTCAACAATGGAACTAACGTCTGTCTTTTCCTTTTTTAGCTCAACATTTCCCGAAACGAAACGAGAAAAGTCCAAAAGTTCCTCAACCATGTCTGTGAGCCGATCACTTTCCTTTACAATGATATTCAATCCGTCACTAAGAATTTCTCGGTCACTGTAATCATCATCAATTATGGTATTTGCCCAGCCTTTTATTGATGTCAGAGGTGTTCTGAGTTCATGCGAAACCGTAGATATAAAATCGTTTTTGATTCGTTCTCTTTTTTGTATTTCTGAAGCCATGTAATTGAGAGTATCCGAAAGCTTACCAATCTCATCATTTCTGCTTTTGCATATTCTAACATCGAGATTTCCCTCTGCCATTAATTCGGCTGCTCCCGTTACATTTTTGATCGGATGAATGATACTATGTGCCAGAGCTATACTAATAGTACCTGCAACCAGAATAACAACAATTCCGATTATTATAAATATCATGGAAATATTAAATATAATTCTGTCAACATCTTTTAAGGAGGTTATAAACCTTACTACTCCAACCTGCTCAGTATCTGATTTGAGGGGGTAGGATACAATCATAATCTGCTCACTGCCATTGTTGATTCTTCCCACCCACACACCTTTTTTGCCCTGCTGGGCCAGCTTGAAGTCATTGCCGGACACATATTCTCCCGACTCAAGTCCCTGGGAATCCAATAACACTTCCCCGGTGTTTCCTACAATCTGAACCTGTCCCGTAGTTTGTTTCCAGAATAAATCGGCATTGTCCATAATGTTAACATCCAAAGGGACATCAGAAAAATATCGGGTATAAAAGTCAGAAGCAGTCTTAATCTGATTTGTTAAAATACTCTCAATATTATTGTAGAAATAAAAACGCGTGAAATACACAAGCAGTGCTTCAAAAGCAAGAACGCTTATAAGAATAATCAGTATAAAATTTCTTACCAATCTGGCCTGAATACTGCCTTTAAATGTCATAGACATCATTCCTTCCGCCATCTGTACCCGATACCCCATACTGTTTCAATAAACATACCGTGGGAATCCTTATCTTCAATCTTGCTTCTCAGTCTCCTTATATTGACATCAACTATCTTGGTATCTCCCATGTAGTCATAGCCCCATATCTTGTCCAAAAGTTCATCTCTGGTAAAAGCTTTGTTTTTATTTTCCAGAAAGATTTTTAGTAAGAAAAATTCTTTTGGTGTAAGCAGAATCTCCTTATCTTCCTTAAACACTCTTTGAGAATAAAGCTCCAGCTTGAATACACCGCTTTTTAGCGTATCCTCTTTACTGTCTGATGTACCCTTTCCCACCAATCGTCTTAAAAGGGATTTTGCCCTCAGAATAAGCTCTGTAGTATTAAAAGGTTTTACAACATAGTCATCCGCACCATACTCCAAACCTTTTATTTTATCTATATCCTGTCCTCTGGCAGTCAGCATAATTATTCCGACTCCGGGCAACTCTTTTCTAAGTGTTTCACACACCTGAAATCCGCTTATTCCGGGCAACATAACATCCAAGAGCACAACATCCGGATTTTCTTGTCTTGCCTTTAATAATCCCTCTTCTCCTGTAGCTGCTTCTATAACAATAAAATTATGCTTTTTGAAGTTTATTTTTAAGAAACCTCTTATACTTTCTTCATCTTCTATTATAAGAACCTTACTTTCCATTATAAAAGAATTCCTTCCTACTTTTTCTTGTAAGCACTGCTATATACCTGTCCACTCTCAAGCTTTACTCCTCTGGCAGCAAAAAGTTCATCAATGGTAACTAGTTTAAATCCCTGCGAAGACAGTTTTTGTATTATTACCTCTGCTGCCTGAGCGGTGGGTTTATACAAATCATGCATCAGTACAATGTCTCCGTCCTTTACCTTACCAACTACATTATTTACTGTTGATGCCTTATTCTTTGTCTTCCAGTCTAAAGTATCTATGGACCAGAGAATTAGCGGAGCACCTGAGCATGTTTTTACTCTGCTATTTACACTTCCATAAGTCGGTCTTATTATAGACGGTTTTCTTTGAATAATGTTCTGTATTATATCAGATGTTTTGTTTAATTCTTTGTTAATTCCGTCGTTATTTAGCGTTGTTAATTGTTTATGACTGTAGCTATGATTACCAATTTCATTTCCGTTGTTATAGATTTGCTTTATAACACTGGGAAAACTCTCAGCTCTGTTTCCTACAACAAAGAAGGTTGCATGTCCATTATATTTTTTTAGAGCATTTAATATCAGTATTGTGTTCTGCGGATGAGGCCCGTCATCAAATGTAAGTGCAACCATAGGTTCGTTTTTGCCCGGAAGGGTCTGTTTCGCTGTATCCTTTCCCGGCTCTAAAGGTTTTTTATCCTCCGGCTTTTTTGTAGTATCAGAGGGAGCTACTGTGTTAGACTGCTGAGACGGTCCTTTTTTACTATCGTTAGCATTTTTTTGACTTTCAGATTTCGTTTGAATACTGATATTATTGTTATTATTCAGTATTTTGCCTTCTTTGACGCATATTGTTGCCACTAAAACTATTAATGCTAAAACTGCAATTGTTACCCCAAAAAATTTTTTCAATTTACTTCACCCATACCCCTTATTTATATTATTGTTATTTCATCTATCTTTATTTTATATTTAATTATTTTTTCAGTAGTTACAAAACTACAAAAAAAAAGTTACAAATAAGTAACCTTTACATTTTTGTATTGTCAAAATTCTTTTGCATTGCATTTAAGGTTATTTCCACAAATTCTAATAAAGTAATATTCAATTCTATATAATGCTTTATATGTTCAATGTTTATTCCTTCAATATCTGACTTTGAAATATTTTCAAGTACCATTTTAGGTGTAACATCTGAAAGGTTATTGTCCGGCAGTTTATCAGCACAGTAAGTTATTAGGTGTGTAAGATGATTTGCAGCATACAGTACTTTATCCATTTTTCTTTTTCTTGGTATTGTATGGTAATCAT of the Ruminiclostridium papyrosolvens DSM 2782 genome contains:
- the mtaB gene encoding tRNA (N(6)-L-threonylcarbamoyladenosine(37)-C(2))-methylthiotransferase MtaB; amino-acid sequence: MKKVAFYTLGCKVNQYESEAVSSIFEQNGYEIVSFEQVSNVYIINTCTVTNLSDRKSRQAIRKAKKTNPDSIVIVMGCYAQTSSEEVLKIPGVNMVIGTKDRGRILEYVERIEAGECRINAVDNIMASRSFEELKLSTFKERTRAYLKIQEGCSQFCAYCIIPYARGPIRSRKPDDIIEEVRQLADSGFLEVVLTGIHLASYGRELEDTSLLDIIRKIHSIDGIKRIRLGSIEPTTITKEFVEAAVGLPKLCPHFHLSLQSGCDKTLVEMNRKYNTDEYRRSVELLKNNIPDVAITTDLMVGFPGETGEDFAESRDFAEEIGFSKIHVFKYSPRKGTPAAGMKNQVSPEEKERRSEIMLALSDELEKKYLEKYVGRDMEVLYEQEMHGEDGYIEGLTNNYIRVMAKGDISLKGKLAETKLSKVNGVLFEGKIVAKA
- a CDS encoding DUF523 domain-containing protein is translated as MILVSACLAGLDSKYNGKSNYNEYIERLVREGKAIMVCPEQMGGLPTPRDSCEIVCGVGGDVLEGKSKIIDSKGQNQTEKFLKGAEETLKVGRLYNIKKAILKSKSPSCGVGKIYDGTFSGKLTEGNGVTAELLVRNGFEVITEEEFSAK
- the ruvX gene encoding Holliday junction resolvase RuvX, with the translated sequence MRILGIDYGDSRIGVAISDPMGWTAQGLEMIKSKESLKKAVLRLSEIIKEYGVTDIVIGYPINMNGTKGPRTERTEEFIKKISDFGEFNIIKWDERLTTVSAHRTMNELGIKASKKKDIVDTMSAVLILQGYLDRMAGNKKS
- a CDS encoding response regulator transcription factor; the protein is MESKVLIIEDEESIRGFLKINFKKHNFIVIEAATGEEGLLKARQENPDVVLLDVMLPGISGFQVCETLRKELPGVGIIMLTARGQDIDKIKGLEYGADDYVVKPFNTTELILRAKSLLRRLVGKGTSDSKEDTLKSGVFKLELYSQRVFKEDKEILLTPKEFFLLKIFLENKNKAFTRDELLDKIWGYDYMGDTKIVDVNIRRLRSKIEDKDSHGMFIETVWGIGYRWRKE
- a CDS encoding glycosyltransferase, with the translated sequence MKNEFLYSSDAFNLPFVSVIIPAYNAEKYIERCLECITNQNYPKEKIEVIVVDNNSTDNTADIIKSFNVRYVFNEKKGPSPSRNKGISIATGEYLIFTDSDCLADSDFVMNHINAHLNFKRSNPKVKMVGGGIGGYNKNFWAVCDDFCSWSAYHPALKNHINNSYFPSANISVPKSLVEEIGVFNEDLKTGEDVDFCLRVAFGGYGLYFEPKAKVLHINRDTFREFMGHGKSWAKPVASPEDVNNQQWKENGGLLKSIPIYAKNYIKSIVEVISYGFKAKRFYVVFFIPFIVLYKTYFAYHRMLFRMKAAEK
- a CDS encoding IreB family regulatory phosphoprotein codes for the protein MGINETMMFKVDNEKENEAKEILVSVYQALKEKGYNPINQMVGYILSGDPTYITNYKNARSIVRRLERDELLEEVLKFYLENHNDVPE
- the rnr gene encoding ribonuclease R, translating into MADLEERKERIVAFMRDKAYKPLLFKELLMVLDVPEKDIELFTQVIDELEEEGRIFKTHGKRYGVPTRLNLVTGRIQGHERGYGFLIPDDELMEDVFIPADSLNGAMHNDRVVARVNKKSSTDRRMEGEIIRILKRANTTLVGTFENSMSFGFVVPDNKRISGDIFVSKSEFQGAKKGQKVVVEILKYPEARRNAEGRIIEIIGDRNETGVDILSIIKSYNLEEDFPEDVLNQANSVSETVTEEMIQGRRDLRGLRMVTIDGEDAKDLDDAVSIEILENGNYRLGVHIADVTNYVTENSPLDIEALDRGTSVYLVDRVIPMLPRKLSNGICSLNPHVDRLSFTVIMDIDKNGRVYNHEIFESVINIDERMTYTNVYKILADNDQELIKRYSHVAPDFYKMQELALILRKKRFQRGAIDFDFDEAKVVLDEKGRPIDVKRYEITIANQIIEEFMLACNETVAEHFFWTNTPFVYRVHEDPDEEKIHNLNEFLYNLGYSIKGINKIHPRALQDLLEKVKGTRHERIISTVMLRSLQKARYSNESTGHFGLAAKYYCHFTSPIRRYPDLIIHRIMKLYLKGGMSEEKIRQLEGILPEIAKQCSERERGADEAERESEDLKKVEYMKAHEGEIFEGIIANVTSFGMFIELDNTIEGLVRMSSMEDDYYNYDEAHYCLVGERTRKIYRIGDTVKVILAKADISARKIEFILVESDDDFDSIDEETEDEIIFTKRKKEPSAVKRTSRSTKPDKDKADDKGRRSTSSGNKPGKKGKIIDKKVYEKIMGKRKRKKR
- a CDS encoding sensor histidine kinase, yielding MAEGMMSMTFKGSIQARLVRNFILIILISVLAFEALLVYFTRFYFYNNIESILTNQIKTASDFYTRYFSDVPLDVNIMDNADLFWKQTTGQVQIVGNTGEVLLDSQGLESGEYVSGNDFKLAQQGKKGVWVGRINNGSEQIMIVSYPLKSDTEQVGVVRFITSLKDVDRIIFNISMIFIIIGIVVILVAGTISIALAHSIIHPIKNVTGAAELMAEGNLDVRICKSRNDEIGKLSDTLNYMASEIQKRERIKNDFISTVSHELRTPLTSIKGWANTIIDDDYSDREILSDGLNIIVKESDRLTDMVEELLDFSRFVSGNVELKKEKTDVSSIVDYIQKQMSDRAKKEKISFVAKCENIPIVDLDRNRITQLLINLLGNAFNFTPQNGRVALISFWENENVVFRVEDTGCGISPEELPLVTEKFYKGNSSNSHTGLGLSICDEIVKLHNGSLSIESELDKGTIVTVRIPIGG
- a CDS encoding polysaccharide deacetylase family protein, coding for MKKFFGVTIAVLALIVLVATICVKEGKILNNNNNISIQTKSESQKNANDSKKGPSQQSNTVAPSDTTKKPEDKKPLEPGKDTAKQTLPGKNEPMVALTFDDGPHPQNTILILNALKKYNGHATFFVVGNRAESFPSVIKQIYNNGNEIGNHSYSHKQLTTLNNDGINKELNKTSDIIQNIIQRKPSIIRPTYGSVNSRVKTCSGAPLILWSIDTLDWKTKNKASTVNNVVGKVKDGDIVLMHDLYKPTAQAAEVIIQKLSSQGFKLVTIDELFAARGVKLESGQVYSSAYKKK
- a CDS encoding HDIG domain-containing metalloprotein is translated as MNRDEAFEELKIRLNHKDILRHSLAVEAVMKEFARYYDADVEIWGLAGLLHDIDIEKTAGDPEKHSIVAAQIIENFDIDESIIYCIRSQNDYHTIPRKRKMDKVLYAANHLTHLITYCADKLPDNNLSDVTPKMVLENISKSDIEGINIEHIKHYIELNITLLEFVEITLNAMQKNFDNTKM
- a CDS encoding HPr family phosphocarrier protein — translated: MKSFDISLKSINDVKDFVNIVNKYDFDVDLSSGRYIVDAKSIMGIFSLDLSKPIKVEVQNDDSEKFCDEIKRFVV